Proteins found in one Zea mays cultivar B73 chromosome 1, Zm-B73-REFERENCE-NAM-5.0, whole genome shotgun sequence genomic segment:
- the LOC100284853 gene encoding glycoprotein, translated as MAAQQKAASVLQSFPFKAAVLALCVALLPLLPTQAPDVGAGGPGQEFLAKVWELLHLLFVGIAVSYGLFSRKNSADDGRAGAVAVAAEKHAATGPEPAKADARYAWRMFRDSIPPFDDEDENDVLVPGSPPGGGGGGRARSWRAPHWPVDPVVVVSTGGGGDRIGQAADAQAPLSLPVRTLKAQPAQDASAGAVETPRARRRRNSQDMAAGCARDETVLASPIPWRSRSGKLDARRPASPSSTPSPKTLSPASSLSGETLADASEEEYYAKAKRSSPYRSSSISSPPPPPPPPPPFLVHGYHPATERRAAAAKSFKEELQHHSMRGRGEDHYSLKTSSISISAYNSSNSSPAKPRSSFDGGFSSSVSVGKSVRTFRAREAAVFQDQNQELPDGAGDDRDVLDVHGSEEPYGYRAYQSIHRFQYERSGSDPILGGVVVSSDETESSDDDDDSGGGGYSTRESTPEVDENEVDKKAEEFIARFREQIRRQRIESIKKSAGSRGVKHHGK; from the coding sequence ATGGCAGCGCAGCAGAAGGCCGCCTCCGTGCTGCAGAGCTTCCCGTTCAAGGCGGCCGTGCTCGCGCTCTGCGTCGCGCTGCTGCCGCTCCTCCCCACGCAGGCGCCGGACGTCGGGGCCGGGGGACCCGGCCAGGAGTTCCTCGCCAAAGTGTGGGAGCTGCTGCACCTGCTGTTCGTCGGCATCGCCGTCTCGTACGGCCTCTTCAGCCGCAAGAACAGCGCCGACGATGGACGCGCCGGGGCCGTCGCAGTCGCAGCAGAGAAGCACGCTGCCACGGGGCCGGAACCTGCCAAGGCCGACGCGAGGTACGCGTGGCGGATGTTCAGGGACTCGATCCCGCCGTTCGATGACGAAGACGAAAACGACGTACTGGTGCCGGGCAGCCCTCCTGGCGGCGGCGGGGGTGGCAGGGCGCGCTCGTGGAGAGCGCCGCACTGGCCCGTTGATCCCGTTGTCGTCGTCTCCACCGGAGGCGGCGGGGATCGGATCGGGCAGGCCGCGGACGCGCAGGCGCCGCTGTCTCTGCCCGTCCGGACGCTGAAAGCGCAGCCGGCACAGGACGCCAGCGCGGGGGCTGTCGAGACGCCGCGTGCGCGGCGGCGTCGGAACTCTCAGGACATGGCGGCCGGCTGCGCCCGCGACGAGACCGTGCTCGCTTCACCGATCCCGTGGCGGTCGCGGTCCGGGAAGCTCGACGCGCGCCGACCCGCGTCGCCGAGCTCCACGCCGTCACCCAAGACGCTGTCCCCGGCATCGTCCTTGTCCGGGGAGACGCTGGCCGATGCCAGCGAGGAGGAGTACTACGCCAAGGCCAAGCGGAGCAGCCCGTACAGGTCATCTTCCATCTCCTCACcgccgcctccgcctccacctccgcctccgttcCTTGTCCACGGTTACCACCCGGCGACCGAGCGCCGTGCGGCGGCAGCGAAAAGCTTTAAGGAGGAGCTGCAGCACCACAGCATGAGAGGCCGAGGAGAAGATCACTACTCGCTGAAGACGAGCAGCATCAGCATCTCCGCTTACAACAGCAGCAACTCCTCCCCAGCGAAGCCAAGAAGCTCTTTTGACGGCGGCTTCTCCTCGTCGGTTTCGGTTGGCAAGTCAGTGAGAACGTTCAGGGCAAGGGAGGCAGCAGTTTTTCAAGACCAAAACCAAGAACTCCCCGACGGCGCCGGTGATGATCGTGACGTGCTGGATGTGCACGGGTCAGAGGAGCCGTACGGCTACAGAGCTTATCAGTCCATTCACAGGTTCCAGTACGAGAGATCAGGGAGCGACCCTATCCTAGGCGGTGTGGTAGTCTCCTCGGATGAGACCGAGAGcagtgacgacgacgacgatagcGGTGGCGGCGGGTATTCGACGAGGGAGTCGACGCCGGAGGTGGACGAAAACGAGGTGGACAAGAAGGCGGAGGAGTTCATCGCCAGGTTCAGGGAGCAGATCAGGCGGCAGAGAATCGAGTCCATTAAGAAGTCCGCGGGGTCGCGCGGCGTCAAGCACCACGGCAAGTAG